From Haloglomus litoreum, the proteins below share one genomic window:
- a CDS encoding DUF4383 domain-containing protein yields MAQATETSTSGGIGDSPQTIVAVLFGAVLALVGVLGPVLGGASGELIIFGRNYLHDAIHLLSGLAGLVAGYYAGGQYAAEYNKALGVVYLLVTILGFALFDLFADLIALNTADNFLHLALAVVFLAVGFALGDS; encoded by the coding sequence ATGGCGCAAGCAACGGAGACCAGCACCTCGGGCGGCATCGGGGACAGTCCACAGACCATCGTCGCCGTCCTGTTCGGCGCCGTGCTCGCCCTGGTGGGTGTGCTCGGCCCGGTACTCGGCGGCGCGAGCGGCGAACTCATCATCTTCGGTCGGAACTACCTCCATGACGCCATCCACCTCCTCTCCGGCCTGGCGGGGCTGGTGGCCGGGTACTACGCCGGCGGGCAGTACGCTGCGGAGTACAACAAGGCACTCGGCGTGGTCTACCTGCTGGTGACCATCCTCGGGTTCGCCCTGTTCGACCTCTTCGCGGATCTCATCGCGCTGAACACGGCCGACAACTTCCTGCACCTCGCGCTGGCCGTCGTCTTCCTGGCCGTCGGCTTCGCGCTCGGTGACTCCTGA
- a CDS encoding ABC transporter permease, which yields MSYLRFLARRGAFALISTYAVVTVMFVLVDQLVEQELAGILAEARYYGASPEEVQEIRASFLSERGLQESLLQRYLDWLVDVVTLDWGYSFAYDQSVIAVVDGRVPTTLEYVLPGVLLAVVLGVALGLFAALDKDGLLDRSARVTTYALLGVPAFMLLIYYARASEVGLGSAFGVPLLAPVLHPQVLAALTVASSLLAGQVRFSRTAAIERTGQSFVKMLRAKGVSRLRLARHVLRNASLPIVSLSVSELLAVLMLDIYVIETVLPIDGLAIASLRAVRASDIPLVIWTTMVLVVLGITGNFLQDVLYGYLDPRVRVD from the coding sequence ATGAGCTACCTCCGGTTCCTGGCTCGCCGGGGCGCCTTCGCGCTGATCTCGACCTACGCCGTCGTCACGGTGATGTTCGTCCTCGTCGACCAGCTCGTCGAGCAGGAGCTGGCCGGCATCCTCGCCGAGGCACGGTACTACGGTGCGTCGCCCGAGGAGGTCCAGGAGATCAGGGCGTCGTTCCTGAGCGAGCGGGGGCTCCAGGAATCCCTCCTGCAGCGCTACCTCGACTGGCTGGTCGACGTGGTCACGCTCGACTGGGGCTACTCGTTCGCCTACGACCAGTCGGTCATCGCCGTGGTCGACGGTCGGGTCCCGACCACCCTGGAGTACGTCCTCCCGGGCGTGCTGCTCGCGGTGGTGCTGGGTGTCGCCCTCGGCCTGTTCGCTGCGCTCGACAAGGACGGCCTCCTCGACCGGTCGGCGCGGGTGACCACCTACGCCCTCCTCGGGGTGCCGGCGTTCATGCTGCTCATCTACTACGCACGGGCGTCCGAGGTGGGCCTGGGGAGTGCCTTCGGCGTCCCGCTGCTCGCGCCGGTGCTCCACCCCCAGGTGCTGGCGGCGCTGACGGTCGCGAGCAGCCTGCTCGCCGGGCAGGTCCGGTTCTCCCGGACCGCCGCCATCGAACGGACCGGTCAGAGCTTCGTCAAGATGCTCCGCGCCAAAGGCGTCTCCCGGCTCCGGCTGGCCCGCCACGTCCTCCGGAACGCCTCGCTGCCAATCGTCTCGCTGTCGGTGTCGGAGCTGCTGGCCGTGCTGATGCTCGACATCTACGTCATCGAGACCGTCCTCCCCATCGACGGCCTGGCCATCGCCAGCCTCCGGGCCGTCCGGGCCAGCGACATCCCGCTGGTCATCTGGACGACGATGGTGCTGGTGGTGCTGGGCATCACCGGCAACTTCCTGCAGGACGTCCTCTACGGCTACCTCGATCCCCGCGTCCGCGTGGACTGA
- a CDS encoding ABC transporter permease translates to MPSTDADSARFTRVDWAQRTGRLTRPGVRTVGLVVALAGLVALFAYDYLVGPDDLFVVIGWNLTRVDWLLLLAVVLLVRYGAVPALANRERTARHLRTLLARPGAAFAVLFLGTFTVTSIVGPDTLFALEYPRLRHRFQPPVYASVPADVVYNYECVGRVADGRCHGSWKYPLGTNLYGENLLEQVAHGMRVALKLGVVVGTLMAVMATLVGTVAGYFGGRIDEVLMRYVDVQQTLPAIVVYLMVATLYLGNIEGVSDGGAFAFVLVFGLLDWGGMARLVRSDVLERRSAGYVRAARAAGASDLQVIRRHILPNSVPTVVTALTRRIPLVVLAQVALAYLELNRINSRSLGRLLRVGLDSSNVVWHQQWWVTTAGVLALVLTVVSFNLLGDGLRDVLDPREEVE, encoded by the coding sequence ATGCCCTCCACAGACGCCGATAGCGCGAGGTTCACCAGGGTCGACTGGGCCCAGCGTACCGGCCGCCTCACCCGGCCGGGAGTACGGACGGTCGGCCTGGTGGTCGCCCTCGCCGGACTCGTCGCCCTGTTCGCCTACGACTACCTCGTCGGTCCCGACGACCTGTTCGTGGTCATCGGCTGGAACCTCACCCGGGTCGACTGGCTGCTCCTGCTGGCGGTGGTACTGCTGGTCCGCTACGGGGCCGTTCCGGCGCTGGCCAACCGCGAGCGCACGGCCAGACACCTGCGGACCCTCCTCGCCCGTCCGGGCGCCGCCTTCGCGGTCCTGTTCCTCGGGACGTTCACGGTCACGAGCATCGTCGGCCCGGACACGCTGTTCGCCCTGGAGTACCCACGCCTCAGGCACCGGTTCCAGCCGCCAGTCTACGCCAGCGTTCCCGCCGACGTGGTGTACAACTACGAGTGCGTCGGGCGGGTGGCTGACGGCCGCTGTCACGGCAGCTGGAAGTACCCGCTCGGGACGAACCTGTACGGGGAGAACCTCCTGGAGCAGGTGGCCCACGGGATGCGCGTCGCGCTGAAACTCGGCGTGGTCGTCGGCACGTTGATGGCGGTGATGGCGACGCTCGTCGGGACGGTCGCGGGCTACTTCGGCGGCCGCATCGACGAGGTCCTGATGCGCTACGTCGACGTCCAGCAGACCCTGCCCGCCATCGTCGTCTACCTCATGGTCGCGACGCTGTACCTCGGGAACATCGAGGGTGTCTCGGACGGCGGCGCGTTCGCGTTCGTGCTGGTGTTCGGCCTGCTCGACTGGGGCGGGATGGCCCGGCTGGTCCGGAGCGACGTGCTGGAGCGTCGGTCGGCCGGCTACGTCCGCGCGGCCCGTGCGGCCGGCGCCAGCGACCTCCAGGTCATCCGTCGCCACATCCTGCCGAACTCGGTGCCCACGGTCGTCACGGCGCTGACGCGTCGCATCCCGCTGGTCGTCCTCGCGCAGGTCGCCCTGGCGTACCTCGAACTGAACCGCATCAACAGCCGCTCGCTCGGCCGGCTCCTCCGGGTCGGACTCGATTCGAGCAACGTGGTCTGGCACCAGCAGTGGTGGGTCACCACCGCGGGGGTGCTCGCGCTCGTGCTGACGGTGGTCTCGTTCAACCTGCTCGGCGACGGGCTGCGGGACGTACTCGACCCGCGGGAGGAGGTGGAGTAG
- a CDS encoding ABC transporter ATP-binding protein produces MSETPLLSVRDLEKHYPVRSGLLRRVTDHVEAVDGVSFDIRPGETFGLVGESGCGKSTTASTVLGLEEPTGGEVRFEGERLSRYDDGDWRAFRRRAQVVFQDPNSAFDPRMTVGESVREPLELHGLDDTARGDAIVADLLERVGLSAEDATRHPHQFSDGQKQRLALARALVLDPDLLVADEPVSALDVSVQADILSLLSDLQSELGLSMLFISHDLGVVRQVCDRVGVMYLGEIVELAPTEGLFEDPQHPYTRALLEAIPDPDPRNRDRGAAKGLEGDVPDASNPPSGCSFHTRCPQVIPPAEYDIPTGTFRDVLDLRLDLESDDLDPEVVGTGDPGTVRETYDIPAPLDDEMAESILSEALEALTDGDREEATERLAEAFTSVCERSEPERLETGDGRSVACHLHHDPREAWE; encoded by the coding sequence ATGAGTGAGACACCCCTCCTCTCGGTGCGCGACCTGGAGAAGCACTACCCCGTCCGATCCGGGCTGCTCCGGCGGGTGACGGACCACGTCGAGGCGGTCGACGGCGTGAGCTTCGACATCCGGCCAGGCGAGACGTTCGGGCTGGTCGGCGAGTCCGGCTGCGGGAAGTCGACCACCGCCAGCACCGTCCTCGGCCTGGAGGAGCCGACGGGCGGGGAGGTGCGCTTCGAGGGCGAACGGCTCTCCCGGTACGACGACGGCGACTGGCGGGCCTTCCGGCGGCGCGCCCAGGTCGTCTTCCAGGACCCGAACTCCGCGTTCGATCCGCGGATGACCGTCGGTGAGTCGGTGCGCGAGCCGCTGGAACTCCACGGCCTCGACGATACGGCCCGGGGTGACGCCATCGTGGCCGACCTGCTCGAACGGGTCGGGCTCTCGGCCGAGGACGCGACCCGGCATCCCCACCAGTTCTCCGACGGCCAGAAGCAGCGCCTCGCGCTGGCGCGGGCGCTCGTCCTGGACCCGGACCTGCTGGTCGCCGACGAGCCCGTCTCTGCGCTGGACGTGAGCGTCCAGGCCGACATCCTCTCGCTGCTGTCGGACCTGCAGTCGGAGCTGGGCCTCTCGATGCTGTTCATCAGCCACGACCTCGGGGTTGTGCGGCAGGTCTGCGACCGTGTCGGCGTGATGTACCTCGGGGAGATCGTCGAGCTGGCGCCGACGGAGGGGCTGTTCGAGGACCCCCAGCACCCCTACACGCGGGCGCTGCTGGAGGCGATTCCGGACCCCGACCCGCGCAACCGGGACCGCGGCGCGGCGAAGGGTCTGGAGGGCGATGTGCCGGACGCCTCGAACCCCCCGTCGGGCTGCTCGTTCCACACGCGCTGTCCCCAGGTCATCCCGCCGGCGGAGTACGACATCCCGACCGGGACCTTCCGGGACGTGCTGGACCTCCGACTCGACCTCGAGTCGGACGACCTCGACCCCGAGGTCGTCGGGACGGGCGACCCCGGAACCGTCCGGGAGACGTACGACATCCCCGCACCGCTTGACGACGAGATGGCCGAGTCCATCCTGTCGGAGGCCCTGGAGGCCCTGACCGACGGGGACCGGGAGGAGGCGACCGAGCGGCTGGCCGAGGCGTTCACGAGCGTCTGCGAGCGGTCGGAGCCGGAGCGACTGGAGACCGGGGACGGCCGCAGCGTCGCCTGCCACCTGCACCACGACCCGCGCGAAGCGTGGGAGTGA
- a CDS encoding ArsR/SmtB family transcription factor, protein MEGVLWYVLTGTRGGSNRARILRALDERPRNANKLAEALDLDYKTVRHHLDVLKENDIVRDTGDDYGAVYLPTDRARQNWETIEEIIRNAL, encoded by the coding sequence ATGGAGGGCGTGCTCTGGTACGTGCTGACGGGGACGCGTGGCGGGTCGAACCGCGCACGCATCCTCAGAGCCCTCGACGAGCGCCCCCGCAACGCGAACAAACTCGCCGAGGCGCTGGACCTGGACTACAAGACGGTCCGTCACCACCTCGACGTGCTCAAGGAGAACGACATCGTCCGCGACACGGGCGACGATTACGGGGCGGTCTACCTCCCGACGGACCGTGCCCGGCAGAACTGGGAGACCATCGAGGAGATCATCCGGAACGCGCTGTAG
- a CDS encoding DMT family transporter, with product MSRRSGVLLFGTLATAWGLSFPVITVGLRDLPPILFAAFRYGVAAVLLLAYVGVTAAPDERLPTATRDIVAILAGGVFLVGANALLFVGQQTVPSGVAAILQGLVPIITTLWALLLLDQQVTPTGAAGIVLGFVGVGLIVRPDPANLLDSSLLGEFYILAQVVLVALGGVLVDRAKPTIGSAALTGWSMALGGVLLYAASLAAGEGFAAATFSTTAIGAILYLGVFSTALAFVIYFTILDRYGALETSLVAYLVPVVATVAGILVLNEQVTLATIGGFVVVFVGFALLKRRQLADLLESSRAVPGPGD from the coding sequence GTGTCCCGTCGTTCCGGAGTCCTCCTGTTCGGCACCCTCGCCACGGCATGGGGACTCTCGTTCCCCGTGATCACGGTCGGCCTGCGCGACCTGCCGCCGATCCTGTTCGCGGCGTTCCGGTACGGCGTCGCCGCAGTCCTGCTGCTGGCCTACGTCGGTGTGACCGCGGCCCCGGACGAGCGCCTACCGACCGCCACCCGCGATATCGTGGCGATCCTCGCGGGCGGTGTCTTCTTGGTCGGTGCGAACGCCCTCCTGTTCGTCGGCCAGCAGACCGTCCCCAGCGGTGTTGCGGCCATCCTCCAGGGGCTCGTCCCGATCATCACGACGCTGTGGGCGCTGCTGTTGCTCGACCAGCAGGTCACGCCCACGGGCGCGGCCGGCATCGTCCTCGGGTTCGTCGGTGTCGGCCTCATCGTCCGGCCCGACCCGGCCAACCTGCTCGACTCGAGCCTTCTGGGCGAGTTCTACATCCTCGCACAGGTCGTCCTCGTCGCGCTGGGCGGCGTCCTGGTCGACCGAGCGAAGCCCACCATCGGGAGCGCCGCACTCACGGGCTGGTCGATGGCGCTGGGTGGCGTTCTCCTGTACGCAGCGAGCCTGGCGGCCGGCGAGGGGTTCGCGGCTGCGACCTTCTCGACGACGGCCATCGGCGCCATCCTCTACCTCGGGGTGTTCTCGACGGCACTCGCGTTCGTCATCTACTTCACCATCCTCGATCGCTACGGCGCGCTGGAGACGAGCCTCGTCGCCTACCTCGTCCCCGTGGTCGCCACCGTCGCCGGCATCCTCGTCCTGAACGAGCAGGTGACGCTCGCGACCATCGGCGGCTTCGTCGTGGTCTTCGTCGGCTTCGCGCTGCTGAAGCGGCGCCAGCTGGCCGACCTGCTCGAGTCCTCTCGTGCCGTGCCAGGCCCCGGCGACTGA
- the dnaJ gene encoding molecular chaperone DnaJ, whose protein sequence is MSEDFYEVLGVSRDASEDEIKQAYRKKAAEYHPDVSDDPNAEEKFKQVKKAKEVLTDEEQRRAYDQMGHERFEQAEKRGGFDGGPGGAGGGPFGGGGGGDPFGGGGMGDIFEQFFGGGGGGRGGSRQGADLRTSLTISLEEAYDGVTKQLNITRPERCPDCDGSGHPPGADSQTCPQCNGRGQETTVRQTALGRMQETRTCRRCEGEGTLYDETCSTCGGDGVTREDASLEVEIPPGIDTGQTLRMEREGAPGEGGGPKGDLLVEIEVEEHPEFDRDGADLHYTLPVSFPQAVFGDTVEVPTLDGKVEMDLDAGVQSGETRRLRGKGMPRIQRRGQGDLLVHVQVVTPRDLNEEQRDALEAFAEASDEDLSVDQSFFEKIKSSF, encoded by the coding sequence ATGAGTGAGGACTTCTACGAGGTACTGGGGGTCTCGCGGGACGCAAGTGAGGACGAGATCAAACAGGCCTACCGGAAGAAGGCGGCCGAGTATCACCCGGACGTGAGCGACGACCCGAACGCCGAGGAGAAGTTCAAGCAGGTCAAGAAGGCCAAAGAGGTGCTCACGGACGAGGAACAGCGTCGCGCGTACGACCAGATGGGCCACGAACGGTTCGAACAGGCCGAGAAGCGCGGCGGGTTCGACGGCGGGCCCGGCGGTGCCGGCGGCGGGCCGTTCGGCGGCGGTGGCGGTGGCGACCCGTTCGGTGGCGGCGGGATGGGCGACATCTTCGAGCAGTTCTTCGGCGGCGGCGGCGGTGGCCGCGGTGGGTCCCGGCAGGGGGCCGACCTCCGCACCTCGCTGACCATCTCGCTCGAGGAGGCCTACGACGGCGTCACAAAGCAACTGAACATCACGCGCCCCGAGCGCTGCCCCGACTGCGACGGCTCCGGCCACCCACCGGGCGCGGACTCGCAGACCTGTCCGCAGTGCAACGGCCGCGGGCAGGAGACCACGGTGCGACAGACGGCGCTGGGCCGCATGCAGGAGACCCGGACCTGCCGCCGGTGCGAGGGTGAAGGGACGCTGTACGACGAGACCTGTTCGACCTGTGGCGGCGACGGGGTCACCCGCGAGGACGCGAGCCTGGAGGTGGAGATCCCACCGGGCATCGACACCGGCCAGACGCTCCGGATGGAGCGCGAGGGCGCGCCCGGCGAGGGCGGCGGCCCGAAGGGCGACCTCCTCGTGGAGATCGAGGTCGAGGAGCACCCCGAGTTCGACCGCGACGGCGCCGACCTCCACTACACGCTCCCGGTGTCGTTCCCGCAGGCCGTCTTCGGCGACACCGTCGAGGTGCCGACGCTGGACGGGAAGGTGGAGATGGACCTCGACGCGGGCGTCCAGTCCGGCGAGACGCGACGCCTCCGCGGCAAGGGGATGCCCCGCATCCAGCGCCGCGGGCAGGGGGACCTCCTGGTCCACGTGCAGGTCGTCACGCCGCGGGACCTGAACGAGGAGCAGCGCGACGCGCTGGAGGCGTTCGCCGAGGCCTCCGACGAGGACCTCTCGGTCGACCAGAGCTTCTTCGAGAAGATCAAGAGCAGCTTCTGA
- a CDS encoding NAD(P)/FAD-dependent oxidoreductase produces the protein MTRIGFVGAGAGTAAAAYALRDSEADLTVLEKSGGVCGRAATRRRNDYEYVYDYGANYAKSEDERVNHLLTEELDTDGLVDVTEPVWTFDAAGDISEGKDADEHKWSYERGLTQIAKRLFGATDATVHRRTRVETVRRNSDRTWTLVDTEGGSYGPFDRLVLNPPAPQTAELLRDAEWDRELRTELAAEAASVSYRSIVTAVLGYDTALERDWYALVNVDKEHDVGWLAREECKDRHVPAGESLLVVQMSPAWSAEHYEDDPDEVCATVADATAELLGEPHLTDPGWTDHQGWRYALPDGGADTDLLGEAAEHGLHFTGDWVAGEARLHAALRNGLETGERIAEGL, from the coding sequence ATGACTCGAATCGGGTTCGTGGGGGCCGGGGCCGGGACCGCGGCTGCCGCGTACGCGCTCCGGGACAGCGAGGCGGACCTGACGGTGCTGGAGAAGTCGGGCGGTGTCTGCGGGCGCGCGGCCACCCGCCGGCGGAACGACTACGAGTACGTCTACGACTACGGCGCCAACTACGCCAAATCCGAGGACGAGCGCGTCAACCACCTGCTCACGGAGGAGCTCGACACGGATGGGCTGGTCGACGTGACCGAGCCGGTGTGGACCTTCGACGCCGCCGGCGACATCTCGGAGGGGAAGGACGCCGACGAGCACAAGTGGAGCTACGAGCGCGGGCTCACGCAGATCGCGAAGCGGCTGTTCGGGGCCACCGACGCGACCGTCCACCGGCGGACACGGGTGGAGACGGTCCGGCGCAACAGCGACCGGACGTGGACGCTGGTCGACACGGAGGGCGGGTCGTACGGTCCCTTCGACCGGCTCGTGCTGAATCCCCCCGCGCCGCAGACGGCGGAACTGCTCCGGGACGCCGAGTGGGACCGCGAGCTTCGGACGGAGCTGGCGGCGGAGGCGGCCTCGGTCTCCTACCGGAGCATCGTCACGGCCGTCCTGGGCTACGACACCGCGCTGGAGCGCGACTGGTACGCGCTCGTCAACGTCGACAAGGAGCACGACGTCGGCTGGCTCGCGCGGGAGGAGTGCAAGGACCGCCACGTCCCGGCCGGTGAGTCGCTGCTGGTCGTCCAGATGTCGCCGGCCTGGTCGGCCGAGCACTACGAGGACGACCCCGACGAGGTCTGTGCGACCGTCGCGGACGCGACCGCCGAGTTGCTGGGCGAACCCCACCTCACCGACCCGGGCTGGACCGACCACCAGGGCTGGCGCTACGCGCTCCCCGACGGGGGCGCCGACACCGACCTGCTCGGGGAGGCGGCGGAGCACGGCCTCCACTTCACGGGCGACTGGGTGGCGGGCGAGGCGCGACTCCACGCAGCCCTCCGGAACGGTCTGGAGACCGGCGAGCGAATCGCCGAGGGGCTGTAG
- a CDS encoding S8 family peptidase: MTDLNRRSFVKAAGAAGAGAAFAGPAGATTVADALDTDGGRQEVIVVLRDTDDQSLLDEFDLPVGRFDYEVLPMSWTEADGDQIAALAEREAVRYVSDTFELEYFNDVESRESMHVEAVNAAADFASAEFNGEGVDTVVIDSGIDGSHPDFQGRIVGNYEYVDEPFGDRDPEMWVDIGPADSDDIGHGQHCCGTVAGDGFASKTEGTGPYVGMAPAARLSAYSVSQAVYLPYAVGAWDHMLARKTDESDDFDPVVCSNSYGVARGSRYNPLDPLNVATWEAFQEGVIPVFAMGNSGPGEGTASRYAKAPHVLGVAASRKDETVTGFSSRGRSVGSELPGATETVDDRYHDRQLLLNNMTRYHALTGDGRLIVDQGTLSGTLGPGFRDPAGGTGVDQDSGVVTHQLRMPEGDEDVLEGTLSLTPDGQQVTVSFYTNYGEDDEELLARMGEEPVRIHEDIALDVPGGEPVTVEFDPQVTAAVQYEFDYQVFDLVQVDPDDISQTDMGAFRPLTLYRPGILTHGNSVMSTFDPEDALAPLSTGDGEPFYGRISGTSMACPAAAGIAALVIEAGRSATTPAAPDGLEFVGHEDAGDPGTFGPMDVIRTIEATADESADGYTVANAGPGHVNAAAAVERAANGNFATAAEAHDNLVTGTGDGGSVTASGGRADDGQVFTAGGTDQVEVTVENPSEDVTVYDEIPASWDVASDHPWTETEDGARKRVELGTVAAGTGETTFTYFVEAPDGPGGTSEYTFGPATAETDDATTQVAGTETNYVVGVSTGAPL; the protein is encoded by the coding sequence ATGACTGACCTGAACAGGCGGAGTTTCGTCAAGGCGGCCGGGGCGGCCGGGGCGGGCGCCGCGTTCGCCGGGCCGGCGGGCGCGACGACCGTCGCCGACGCGCTGGACACCGACGGGGGGCGACAGGAGGTCATCGTCGTCCTCCGCGACACCGACGACCAGTCCCTGCTGGACGAGTTCGACCTGCCGGTCGGCCGGTTCGACTACGAGGTCCTGCCGATGTCGTGGACGGAGGCCGACGGCGACCAGATCGCCGCCCTCGCCGAGCGCGAGGCGGTCCGATACGTCAGCGACACGTTCGAGCTGGAGTACTTCAACGACGTCGAGTCCCGCGAGTCGATGCACGTCGAGGCGGTCAACGCGGCCGCCGACTTCGCGAGTGCCGAGTTCAACGGCGAGGGCGTCGACACGGTCGTCATCGATTCGGGCATCGACGGCTCCCACCCGGACTTCCAGGGCCGCATCGTCGGCAACTACGAGTACGTCGACGAGCCGTTCGGTGACCGCGACCCCGAGATGTGGGTCGACATCGGGCCGGCCGACTCCGACGACATCGGCCACGGGCAGCACTGCTGCGGGACGGTCGCCGGTGACGGGTTCGCCTCGAAGACCGAGGGGACGGGTCCGTACGTCGGGATGGCCCCTGCGGCACGGCTGTCGGCGTACTCCGTGAGCCAGGCCGTCTACCTCCCGTACGCGGTCGGCGCGTGGGACCACATGCTCGCCCGGAAGACCGACGAGAGCGACGACTTCGATCCCGTGGTCTGCTCGAACTCCTACGGTGTCGCCCGTGGGAGCCGCTACAACCCGCTCGATCCCCTGAACGTCGCCACCTGGGAGGCGTTCCAGGAGGGTGTCATCCCGGTGTTCGCGATGGGGAACAGCGGGCCCGGCGAGGGGACCGCCTCCCGGTACGCGAAGGCCCCGCACGTCCTCGGTGTCGCGGCCAGCCGGAAGGACGAGACGGTCACGGGCTTCTCCTCGCGGGGCCGGAGCGTCGGCTCGGAGCTGCCCGGCGCGACCGAGACGGTCGATGACCGGTACCACGACCGGCAACTGCTCCTGAACAACATGACGCGGTACCACGCGCTCACCGGCGACGGCCGCCTCATCGTCGACCAGGGGACCCTCTCGGGGACGCTCGGGCCCGGGTTCAGGGACCCGGCAGGGGGCACCGGCGTCGACCAGGACAGCGGCGTCGTCACCCATCAGCTGCGGATGCCGGAGGGCGACGAGGACGTCCTGGAGGGGACGCTCTCGCTGACGCCCGACGGCCAGCAGGTGACCGTCTCCTTCTACACGAACTACGGCGAGGACGACGAGGAGCTGCTCGCGCGGATGGGAGAGGAGCCGGTCAGAATCCACGAGGACATCGCGCTGGACGTACCCGGCGGCGAGCCCGTCACCGTCGAGTTCGACCCGCAGGTGACCGCCGCCGTCCAGTACGAGTTCGACTACCAGGTGTTCGACCTCGTCCAGGTCGACCCGGACGACATCAGCCAGACCGACATGGGCGCGTTCCGTCCGCTGACGCTGTACCGGCCGGGCATCCTCACCCACGGGAACAGCGTGATGTCCACGTTCGACCCCGAGGACGCGCTGGCGCCGCTCTCGACGGGTGACGGGGAGCCGTTCTACGGCCGCATCTCCGGCACGTCGATGGCGTGTCCCGCGGCCGCGGGCATCGCGGCGCTCGTCATCGAGGCCGGCCGGTCGGCCACGACGCCCGCGGCCCCGGATGGCCTGGAGTTCGTCGGCCACGAGGACGCCGGCGACCCCGGCACCTTCGGCCCGATGGACGTCATCCGGACCATCGAGGCGACGGCCGACGAGAGCGCCGACGGCTACACCGTCGCCAACGCGGGCCCCGGGCACGTGAACGCCGCGGCGGCGGTCGAGCGCGCGGCGAACGGGAACTTCGCGACCGCGGCCGAGGCCCACGACAACCTCGTGACCGGAACCGGCGACGGCGGCTCCGTGACCGCGAGCGGGGGGCGTGCGGACGACGGACAGGTGTTCACGGCCGGCGGGACGGACCAGGTCGAGGTCACGGTCGAGAACCCCTCCGAGGACGTGACGGTCTACGACGAGATCCCGGCCTCCTGGGACGTGGCCTCGGACCACCCGTGGACGGAGACGGAGGACGGCGCGCGCAAGCGCGTCGAGCTCGGAACGGTCGCGGCCGGCACGGGGGAGACGACGTTCACCTACTTCGTCGAGGCGCCGGACGGCCCCGGCGGCACCAGCGAGTACACCTTCGGCCCCGCGACGGCCGAGACCGACGACGCCACCACGCAGGTCGCGGGCACCGAGACCAACTACGTCGTCGGTGTGAGCACCGGGGCCCCCCTCTGA
- a CDS encoding ABC transporter ATP-binding protein: MADPLLSVRDLHTRFDTPEGVVRAVDGVSFDVDRGETVCLVGESGSGKTVACESLTRLLPTPPASIEAERIRFDGAELTDLSTDELRSYRGGRIGHVFQNPQGALDPVYTVGEQVVEAIRIHRDLGRREARERAKDLLRRVGIGAVEKRFDDYPHQFSDGMKQRIVIAMALAPDPDLLVADEPTTALDVTIQQQVLGLLDELRRERDLALLFITHDLGVVAEIADRVVVLYAGQVMETGGVRDVLERPSHPYTRALLECLPGRGRAFETIEGSLPDPTAPPDGCRFSPRCPHAEPACRRGPQPAFRAVDGDTADRTVGTDGGASGDEPAASAGTGAGDHRVSCVLYGPDHELPDALEQRETRVAPEVDDE, translated from the coding sequence ATGGCGGACCCACTGCTCTCGGTCCGGGACCTCCACACACGGTTCGACACGCCGGAGGGGGTCGTCCGGGCCGTCGACGGCGTGAGCTTCGACGTCGACCGGGGCGAGACGGTCTGCCTGGTCGGTGAATCCGGCTCCGGCAAGACCGTCGCCTGCGAGTCACTCACCCGGCTGCTCCCGACGCCGCCGGCGAGCATCGAGGCCGAGCGCATCCGCTTCGACGGCGCGGAGCTCACCGACCTGTCGACGGACGAACTCCGGTCGTACCGCGGCGGGCGCATCGGCCACGTCTTCCAGAACCCGCAGGGCGCGCTCGACCCCGTCTACACCGTCGGCGAGCAGGTGGTGGAGGCCATCCGAATCCACCGCGACCTCGGCCGCCGCGAGGCCCGGGAGCGAGCGAAGGACCTGTTGCGGCGGGTCGGCATCGGCGCGGTCGAGAAGCGGTTCGACGACTACCCCCACCAGTTCTCCGACGGCATGAAACAGCGCATCGTCATCGCGATGGCGCTCGCGCCGGACCCGGACCTGCTGGTCGCCGACGAGCCGACGACGGCGCTGGACGTCACCATCCAGCAGCAGGTGCTGGGGCTGCTGGACGAACTCCGCCGGGAGCGCGACCTGGCACTCCTGTTCATCACGCACGACCTCGGCGTCGTGGCCGAGATCGCCGACCGCGTCGTCGTGCTGTACGCCGGGCAGGTGATGGAGACCGGCGGCGTCCGGGACGTGCTGGAGCGTCCCTCGCACCCGTACACGCGGGCGCTGCTGGAGTGCCTCCCCGGCCGCGGCCGGGCGTTCGAGACCATCGAGGGCAGCCTCCCGGACCCGACGGCGCCGCCGGACGGCTGCCGGTTCAGTCCCCGGTGTCCGCACGCGGAGCCGGCATGCCGGCGCGGCCCGCAGCCGGCGTTCCGGGCGGTCGACGGCGACACCGCTGACCGGACGGTCGGAACCGATGGCGGAGCGTCGGGTGACGAGCCCGCCGCCAGCGCCGGTACCGGTGCCGGCGATCACAGGGTCTCCTGTGTCCTGTACGGCCCCGACCACGAGCTGCCCGACGCGCTCGAACAGCGAGAGACACGGGTCGCGCCGGAGGTGGACGATGAGTGA